The genomic segment CACCGTGACACCAATCACCGCACCCCAGTAGGACTGGGAACCGAGGTTCCGATACGATGCCCCGAGGAAACCGCCTATCGAGAGTTCACCCGCGGTGATGCCAGCGGTGGAGGTTTCTCCGTCATCCGACGAGAACTCCGACTGACCATAGTCCACGAATTCGACCAAGGCCGCGAGCATGCCTCCGGCGCCGACATGGCGATCGTAGTCGTAGTTGGCTAGCAGTAGATCAAAGGTGCCGCGCGCACCCACTCGAACGGACGCACCGGTTTTCTTCGCGGGAATGGCGTAACCGTCGAGCTCGAGATAGGGACCGTGAACGAAGCGCGACTCACCGTCATCGGGGCGCGCACGTTCGAGCTGGTAGCCAACACCCACATCCACCGGGCGATCCGCCATGCCTTCGATCGCGCCGAGAGGATGAAACCCGCCACGCAGGTTGTAGTGGGCGGGACGGGCCGCGGGTTCCTTGACCTCCGAGTTGGCAACGTATCCATTGGTGGCGCCAGTGCCGATGCTCAGCTGCGATGGCGGCAGCACGTAGGGAAAGCAGCCGCCTGTAGGAATCAAGAGCAGCACCAGCCAACTCACGCCGTTGCGGAAAATACCGCCGGGCTCCCGAACCCTGGGCTCAGCTCGCATTGCCTCAACCGTCCGGCGGCAGGACGACTCGGTCAAGGCCAGTCGCATTCGCCTTTGACGTCGGCTGCCAACGCCGTGCCCACAAGAGACCCGGTGGAGGCATATTCGGCTTTCGGTTCGCAGCTTTTCTCGTCAGCAGGGTCCTGACGAGTGGAGAACGAGCTACTCGTCTTCGTCCTCCGCCAACGTGGCGACCAACTTCGCGAGGTCCTTGGTCAGGCGCTCCACGCGGGCCGCGCCAATGCTGGCGCCATACTCGTCAACGATCTCTTCGAGCATGTTGTCCCACTTCGCAACGCACTCCCAGCCGCGCTTCGAGAGCCGGATGATGCGTGCGCGTCCGTCGCTTGGGTCTGGTAGGCGCTCGATGTAGCCAAGCACCTCCAGCTCGTCTGCGATGGCTGCCATGGACTGTTTGGTGATGCCTGCTTTAGCGGCGACGTCCACCAGGCGCGCACCCTCGACACCCAAGTTGGAGAACAGCGCGCTGTGCGAAGGCTTCAAATCATCGTAGCCGTAGGCCGCGAGCTTCAACATCGAGCGACGTTGAAAGTCTCGACTCGCCACGAGGAGCAGCCGACCAAGGTTGCCGTGACGAGGCTCCTTGGTGCGGCGTCGATCAGAGGGGGAACGAGGCACCACGAGGAACGCTAGTCGGCAGTTGCTCACCAAGCAATCGGAAAAGCCTTCTTGACACGCGGAAACAACTCGAGAGCCGTCGGCGGATGCCTAGGTCGCGTCAGCGTATGAGCGCGGTGTTGCAGGCGCGGTGTTGCAGCTGCGCAAGCGATAGACTCGCGTGTGGTGAACGTGGCCAAACCAGTGCAGTCCGTCTTTGTGCACGCCGTCATCGTGGACGTGCTGCGGTCATCGTGAACGCGCAGGCTTCACAGCTTGAACAACGTGCATGACCTTTGAAGGCGCAGCGACAAACAGCGCTGTTCTGCGCTTCCTTCGCACTTTCCTGGGCCGGGTTCGTTCGGCATTCCCGATCGTTCAAGGCCGCTTTGCTCTTACCCTGCACGCCGAGCTTCGGACCAAGCGGACTTCGAACGAACGGACGCGTTTGATGACGAACTGGCGGCTCGGTCTCTAGTTTCCGAACGTAGAAACACACGACAACACTGCTCAAGAACGTTCGCTCTAGTCGATCGAACGCCGCTAGATAGGAACCAGAGAAGGCCGCGGCAAGTGCGAAAATGGCTGGATTCGTGCGCTCTCGCCGCCGCGTCGGCATGCGCGAGGAATGCACCCGTTCGCGTCTGGGGGCCACTCGCAGTCTGGTAGCGCTCCCCGGATGATGCGCTCAGCCCGAGTTGTAACTTGTTCGCGCCTCCCGGCCCGAGTTGTATCTCGACGTGGGAACACTTTTTGCGGCAGGTGTCCACTGACATAGTGAATGCGACCCACCAAGCAACGATCCGCCAGGGTGTGCGCATCCAACGAAGATCCTACCTCGCCAAACTACGGAAGCTCGACTTCCAGGTCTCAGCGTCGATGACCAAGCCGGCGCAGGCGCCCGCTCGAAGTGCTCGGCGTTTCTACTCTGCACGGGACGTACCGGGTACGGCGCAGTAGGAGTTTCCGCGCGCTTACGCGAGACAACCAAGGGGCAACGTCTGGTACCAGCGAGCGCTAACGCCGAGGCGGACTCATCTGTCATGCCTTGCCCCCAATCCGCCTCACCCCGCCTTACTCCGCACGTGGCTGCAGCCAGAATGGCAGACCAACCTGAGGAGATCCGCCGGGTAAGGTTGAAACCAACGGAAGCTCAGGCGCACCTGGACGACCCTTGCTATGCTCGGCGCCAAGGGAGGATGCATGGACGAATCGCAGCGCCGCCGAGTCTGTCAATTGATCGCCGGCATCGTCGTTTCAGACGACGACTTGGATGACAACGAGGACGTTTTCATCAACCGCATGTTGGAGAAGTTCTCGATTCCGCTCGAGGAACGTGAGGTCATTTTCCCCATCATCGACTCGACCGAAGCCTCGGCCGCGATTCTGACACTCCCGGAAGCGGTGCGAGAGGAGGCCTTTGGGCTCTTGATCGAAGCCGCGTGCGTCGACGGCAAGGTCGTGGACGAGGAGCGGGAGTACTTGGAGAAGGTCGCCGAAGCACTAGAACGCTCCGACGAGCTCGACTCCCGCATCGAGGCACAACTCAAGGCGTAGGAACCGGCGTTCCCGCGAGGAAGTACTGCTAGTTCGCGCCTCCCGGGCGCGCTGTGTTGTTGGTTCGCGCCTCTCGGGCGCGACGTATTGCTAGTTCGCGCCTGCTGGGGAACCGTCGCTAGTGTCTTGAGTGTCGACCCAGACGCTCACCTTCCCCCAGGGTTGAAGGTTCAGCTGAAGCGCGCTGGATTGAGCTTGGCGCGAGACGAGTGGAAGCTGAGCGTCGCGAAGGCTGCGACCGATCACGGTCCCCTTTGCGTCGCGAAGCAATGCCCCGCTACGCAACGTAACGACGCGGAGGTCCGATACACCGCTCCCGAACCCTCCCTGGCTCGCAAGCTTGACGAAGCCTTCACTAGAGGCGTTGTGCAATTCGGCGGTCCTCACCCAACCCACCAACTTCAAATGGGACGACGCGTACTCGACCAGGGTGTGGTCCCCCGCTCTGCGGAGTTCAGTCACCAGGCGCTTGCCCGCACTCAGGGCGCACGGCAGCGGTGCGCCGTCGGGCTCGAGCAGGAGTTGGCTGTTGGCATCGAGCTCGCTTTCGCCGAGCGTTGGCAGCACCGGTTGATACACGTCGCCGAGAGCGCTCTTCTTCAAGTAGCCCTGACAGTCCAGGTCGGAGTCACGGAAACGTGCACGGAAATGCCGCGGAGTGCGCGCCAAGATTTCGATCGGAGCACCCGGTCGCAGAAAGATCCCGACCTGCCGATCGGGCTTTGGCAAGGGATCGAGAAGCAAACGCGTCTCCGCCGTTAGTCGCTGCGCCAAATCGCTGCGAGGAACGTAGGCGAGCACGACCGCTCCGGAGTCCTCCAGGGCCACTCGTAGTTCACGGGGCGTTTGCTCGATCACGACCAACTCGAACGGGACGTCGATCGCACGCTCAGCCTCCACCACCGCATCCCCGCCGCGCTCGAAGGTCAGTCGCCCCGCTACGGCAAGCGTTGCCCGCAGCTGGATTCTCTCCCGGTAGCCAGGGCGCAGGTCATTCAGCGGATCGGGCGCGTCTGCTCGAACGCTCGGCGCGGCTGGAGGCACGTCCGGAGCCACACGGATCGGCGCCCGCCTCTGCACCGTCGCGGGCTCTCGGCCGCACCCCGAGACGTACAGACAGAGCAACAGGCTTGCGCCCACGAGTCGCTTGACCCGGAACATGCAGTCAAGCGTACTGCGAGATACAGCCGCCAGGCTCAATCGCGTATTAGATAAGGCGTGGGGAACGAATCGAGCCAAACCGAGATCACTCGTCTGCGCACCCTATTGGTGCTCCGCGAGCTGCAAAACGGCCGGGTGATCGCACACCCAGTGAGCGCGCCCCAACTGGCGAGCATCGGCATCCGCGAGCGCGTGCTGGAGGAGCAGGAGCTCTTCCTCGGACGCTTCCTGATGGAGCAGGACGCCGCCACCCTCAGCAGCTTTGCGATGCCCGAGGGTTGTGAGCTGGTGGTCATCCCTATCGACCTCGAGCGCAGTGACTTGCCGCGAGCGTCGCGCATTCCCTGCCAGGTCGATATCTACGGAGTGACGATTCCAGATCCTCGCGGAATCTGGGTCGACATCGTCTCGCCGCACCACACGGTATTCGTGGCCCGCGGCGAGGACCTGCGAGAGGTCGTCCAGAAGGAGATCGAGCGAGTCATCGCAGCGCTTGATCCGAACCCGATGGATGCGCTCTCGCTGTTTCCCCCAGCGCTCGGCTGCAGCCTAGAGACGATCCACGTGGAAATCGAACGCAACGCCAACGCACCAGGTGGCTCGGTTGCTCGACGGCGTGCGCTGCTCTCTGATCGCGAACAGAGGAAACAGGCAATCGAGGTACTGGCGTCGGTAGGGGAGCTGTGGGCAGACTCACGCCAAGCTCTGCGCCACGCAGCCATGGACGGCGTCGCGCTACGCCAGCCCATCGCGTTCCGGGAGCGTGAACAGCGACAGCTCGCGGCGCTGCTTGAAGCATCTCAGCGGACGAGCGTGCTCTTGGTCGGCGACGAGCTTTCTGGAAGGGGGGCACTGCTGGACGATTGGTATGCCGCTCGTGCGGCAGCAGGTCACGAGGTGCGCGTCTATTCCACTAGCGCGGCGCAGCTCATCGCCGGGATGAGTTCCCGCGGACAGTGGCAGGCCCGCTTGGCGCGCGTGCTGGAAGCCGCCGAGCGCCTGGACGCGATCCTCTACTTCGATGACTTGGCGGATTTGTTCGGTGATCACAGTGAAGGTCATGTGGACATCCCGAGCGCCATGTTGCGCGCCCTGCAAAACGCAAAGGTGCGCGTGGTGGGCCGGATCACGGCGGAGACGTTGGACGTGCTCGAGCCGCGCGGCGTGAGCTTCTTCAACGCCTTTCATCGCGTGCGCGTGACGCCGCTGAGCGTCGAGCAAACGACAGCGATTGTTGCCTCAAGGATCCAAAACTCTACGGAGCAGCGAGTCAGGCTAAGGGAAGACGTAGCGAAGACGCTGGTGCAGCTGGTCGAGCGCTATCAGCCGTATCGCGCGTTACCTGGCAAGGCGATCCGCTTCTACGAGCAGCTCTTGGATTCCCATGCTCGGGTGACCTCGGAGGACCAGCTACTGGACGCAAGCGACGTTCAGCGTTGGCTCTCTCGCCAGACGGGGATCCCCGAAACGCTGCTGCGAGAGGACCTGCCCCTAGAGGTCGAGTTCGTAGAGCAGCGACTCGGCTCCAAGTTGATCGGACAGAAGCCTGCAGTGCGCGCTGTTGCCGAGGCCATCAGCGTGGTCAAGGCGAACCTTCAGCCAAGCGGCAGACCGCTCGCGAACCTACTCTTCGTCGGACCCACCGGCGTGGGCAAAACGGAGCTCGCGCGCAGCCTGGCGAGCTTCCTGTTCGGCTCTCCGGATCGCTTGCTTCGCTTCGACATGAGCGAGTACCGCGACTCACTCGCGGCGGAGCGCTTGATTCACGGTACGGAAAGCCAAGAAGGGCTGCTCACCAGAGAAGTGCGACGTCAGCCATTCTGCGTGCTGCTCTTCGACGAAATCGAAAAAGCCGGACCAGCAGTCTTCGACCTCTTGCTTGGGGTTTTGGGGGAGGCGCGCCTGAGTGATGCGAACGGCCGCACAACGTATTTCCACAACAGCTTGATCATCATGACCAGCAACCTGGGTGTGACGCACTCGCGGCAAGGGCTGGGTCTGTTGCGAGGAGACAGCGACGCACAGGGGAGCTACCAAAGGGCCATCCGAGAACATTTCCGCCCAGAATTCATCAACCGGCTCGACCGCGTGGTGCCCTTCAGCGCCTTGAGCCAACAAGAGATCGAGACCGTGCTGGAGCTGCTCCTGGACAGCGCCTCGCGGCGCCGCGGGTTCCTCGAGCGCGGCGTAGAGCTGAGCCTCTCTCCTGGTGCGCGGTCACTGCTGGCAGAGGGCGGCTACTCTGCTAGCTACGGCGCACGCGCCCTGAGGCGAGAGCTAGAGGATCGAATGTTGGCGCCAGTCGCTGGCTTGTTGAGCCTCATGGGAGCCGAAGCAAAGGGCAGCCAGGTCCACGTGCGCCTACCAATAGAAGAAGCGCAGCCCAACGTCTTCAAACGGAGCCAAACGGAGACACTAGTCTTCGAGCTCGTACGCCGAGGCGGCCGCAAGGCAGCGAAGAGCGAGCTGTCCGCTTTCAGTCAGATCAGTGAGGCAGCTGAGCGTGGCCGCAGCTGGCTCGACTTCGATCCCATCGACGACCTCAAGTCGCGCATCGAGTACCTGCGCACCGAGCTGAGCCAGATGACCCGCGTTCAAGGCGGGAGGCGCCAGAAGCTGATGGGCGCGCAGCAGGAGCGCCTGCGCAAAGAGCTAGGGGATCTGGAGCAGATTTGGGCGGCGGTGCACGGCCCCCTGGAGGAGCTCGAGGCACTCGAAGAGCTGGCATTCTCCTCGCTCGTGGTCTCCGACACGCCAGACCGCGACGCGGCCAATAGCCTGCGGGAGGATGGTCTCCGCGCGGAACTAAACCTCAAACGAGGCGTGGTGCCCGCGTTACTCGCGCGCCTCGAGGGCCGTGACGAAATCTTGCTGATGTTGCGCGAGCTGGACAGCAGTCGCGCGCTCGATCGCTGGTGGCGCGGATTCCCCGAAACCTGCCGCCAGCGAGGTTGGCAGGTCTCCGTGCATCCCCCAAGCAGCATGAAGGCGCCCTCCCCTGGCTGGCCAGAGGGCAGCTTCTGGTCCGATCCCCAGCCCGTCAGCTGGCTGGAGGAGCTCCTGGGGGGCACGCGCAAGTCGGCGACACTACTGCTTGCGGTGAAGGGACGCTTCGCCGGCGCGCTGCTCGCGTTGGAAGCTGGGCTTCAGAGCTTTGGCAACCACAGTGTGCAAGATCGCACCCGTAGTCTGCAGGTGGTGCGCATGGGAGCGCGTGTTTCCCCAGAGAAAACCGCCTGGCAGCACTCGCGGATGCGCCCCCCGGAATTGCCGCGACCGGAGGTGCTGATGAAAGAAGTGCGGGTGAGGTCGCATCAGCTGAGCGAGGAATACGTCAGCTTGCTGCCCCCTCTGCCCGACTTCAGCTACGCCGGCTCGAACTACTGGCAGGTGTTCGACGAAGTGGCCTTCAGCATCCTCGTCCACCAGCTCTCGGGCGGTGGTGAGATCGACGATCTGATCGCAACCACGGGGGTGGGCTGATGCACTTCTCGATACCGGTCTATCAGCAACGCGAGTCTCACGGCCTTCTTCTCACCTGCGTAGGGCTTGGCGGCCTGATGGTGGAGAGCAACGGCGCAAACCTGGTCAAGGCTGAGGCGAACCTGATCAAGCAGCTGAAGAGCGTGATCCAAGGGACCGAGCCGCTGGAGCTCGAGCGCTTCGACAGCAAGCGTGGCACCAAGCTCCAGCGCGTACACTTGGAGCTCAACCTCAAGGTCAACACCAGCAAGGTGAGCTTGAGCGGCATCTTCCCGTTGATCCTCGAACCGCGCTGGGTGGGTGAAGAGCGAGAGCTCATCATCGCGTATCACCCCAGGCTGCCGCACAAGTGGTTTCCCGTGCGTGACGATGAGCCGCTGGAAGCGCTTGCGACGCGCTACTTCGGCAAGGCGTGGGCCGACGTGAAGCAGCACGAACTCGGCAAGCTCGCCACGAACGGCAAAGATCGGCTGTCCAACGTGGCGTTCAACGCGGAGCCGAAGAGCCCCTTCGCCAAGCTCAAGCGCACCACGAACGTGTGGGCAGACCTCGAGTTCGATGAAGAACGCTCTGGCAAGCCCAAGGTGAAGCGCGGCATGCGCGTGCTCCATCGCATCGCAGAGGATTTGACTGCACAACATTCGGGCCTCACCCCCGGCCCCACCTCCCACAGACCTCTACAGGACGACCTGGCACATCTAGTTTGTGGCCCAAAAAAGCACAGCGTGTTGGTCGTCGGAGACTCAGGCGTCGGCAAGACTCGGGCAATCATCCAGCTTGTGCATGACCTACTCGAAGCCGATGACTATC from the Polyangiaceae bacterium genome contains:
- a CDS encoding winged helix-turn-helix transcriptional regulator translates to MPRSPSDRRRTKEPRHGNLGRLLLVASRDFQRRSMLKLAAYGYDDLKPSHSALFSNLGVEGARLVDVAAKAGITKQSMAAIADELEVLGYIERLPDPSDGRARIIRLSKRGWECVAKWDNMLEEIVDEYGASIGAARVERLTKDLAKLVATLAEDEDE
- a CDS encoding ATP-dependent Clp protease ATP-binding subunit, coding for MGNESSQTEITRLRTLLVLRELQNGRVIAHPVSAPQLASIGIRERVLEEQELFLGRFLMEQDAATLSSFAMPEGCELVVIPIDLERSDLPRASRIPCQVDIYGVTIPDPRGIWVDIVSPHHTVFVARGEDLREVVQKEIERVIAALDPNPMDALSLFPPALGCSLETIHVEIERNANAPGGSVARRRALLSDREQRKQAIEVLASVGELWADSRQALRHAAMDGVALRQPIAFREREQRQLAALLEASQRTSVLLVGDELSGRGALLDDWYAARAAAGHEVRVYSTSAAQLIAGMSSRGQWQARLARVLEAAERLDAILYFDDLADLFGDHSEGHVDIPSAMLRALQNAKVRVVGRITAETLDVLEPRGVSFFNAFHRVRVTPLSVEQTTAIVASRIQNSTEQRVRLREDVAKTLVQLVERYQPYRALPGKAIRFYEQLLDSHARVTSEDQLLDASDVQRWLSRQTGIPETLLREDLPLEVEFVEQRLGSKLIGQKPAVRAVAEAISVVKANLQPSGRPLANLLFVGPTGVGKTELARSLASFLFGSPDRLLRFDMSEYRDSLAAERLIHGTESQEGLLTREVRRQPFCVLLFDEIEKAGPAVFDLLLGVLGEARLSDANGRTTYFHNSLIIMTSNLGVTHSRQGLGLLRGDSDAQGSYQRAIREHFRPEFINRLDRVVPFSALSQQEIETVLELLLDSASRRRGFLERGVELSLSPGARSLLAEGGYSASYGARALRRELEDRMLAPVAGLLSLMGAEAKGSQVHVRLPIEEAQPNVFKRSQTETLVFELVRRGGRKAAKSELSAFSQISEAAERGRSWLDFDPIDDLKSRIEYLRTELSQMTRVQGGRRQKLMGAQQERLRKELGDLEQIWAAVHGPLEELEALEELAFSSLVVSDTPDRDAANSLREDGLRAELNLKRGVVPALLARLEGRDEILLMLRELDSSRALDRWWRGFPETCRQRGWQVSVHPPSSMKAPSPGWPEGSFWSDPQPVSWLEELLGGTRKSATLLLAVKGRFAGALLALEAGLQSFGNHSVQDRTRSLQVVRMGARVSPEKTAWQHSRMRPPELPRPEVLMKEVRVRSHQLSEEYVSLLPPLPDFSYAGSNYWQVFDEVAFSILVHQLSGGGEIDDLIATTGVG